In Raphanus sativus cultivar WK10039 chromosome 5, ASM80110v3, whole genome shotgun sequence, the following proteins share a genomic window:
- the LOC130494941 gene encoding uncharacterized protein LOC130494941, whose product MVKRKGETWRLEEANTEENRVSVPREEDTLNDINVLDRSPVFDDIINGQAPQVTYSVNGREYRLAYYLTDDIYPKWATFIQSIPLPQSPQAVLFAKRQEAVRKDVERAFGVLQARFAIVKVGKIMRACIIVHNMIVENERDDNIVVDEQDVYTHYDVSGFQQGEDTVDLMFSTDTPSRIADMMHMETTIRDRQMHQQLKADLVENK is encoded by the exons ATGGTGAAGAGAAAGGGGGAAACTTGGCGATTGGAAGAGGCCAATACGGAGGAGAATCGGGTTTCAGTACCGAGGGAAGAAG ATACCTTAAATGATATAAATGTTCTTGATCGTtcacctgtttttgatgacataATTAACGGTCAAGCTCCGCAAGTCACTTACTCCGTCAATGGAAGAGAGTATCGTTTGGCTTATTATCTCACCGATGATATTTATCCGAAATGGGCAACTTTTATCCAATCTATTCCACTACCACAAAGCCCGCAAGCAGTTTTATTTGCTAAACGTCAAGAAGCTGTCCGAAAAGATGTCGAGCGTGCTTTTGGAGTCTTGCAAGCTCGCTTTGCTATTGTTAAAGTTGGAAAGATTATGAGAGCATGTATCATAGTCCATAACATGATAGTAGAAAATGAACGAGATGATAATATAGTAGTAGACGAACAAGATGTATACACTCATTATGATGTTTCAGGGTTCCAACAAGGAGAAGACACTGTCGATCTCATGTTTTCTACAGATACCCCTTCAAGGATCGCCGATATGATGCATATGGAAACTACAATTCGTGATAGACAAATGCATCAACAACTGAAAGCTGATTTGGTTGAAAATAAATGA
- the LOC108857052 gene encoding DNA ligase 1, whose translation MSSSRPSAFDALMSNARASSAAKKKKKNTPPPQASTSSPSPIKRKTQDPDSAKVEAFSDSAKKSKSLTTQTDDELKSKVVLLKRKPGDFDPERVSWWEKGERVPFLFVALAFDLVSGESGRIVITDILCNMLRTVIATTPDDLVATVYLAANEIAPAHEGVELGIGEGSIVKTISEAFGRTEAHVKNLNTELGDLGLVAKGSRSSQTMMFKPEPLTVVKVFNTFRQIAKESGKDSTEKKKDGMKALLVAATDCEPLYLTRLLQAKLRLGFSNQTVLAALGQAAVYNEEHSKPPKNTKSPLEEAAKIVKQVFTVLPVYDIIIPALLTGGVWNLPKTCNFTLGVPIGPMLAKPTKGVGEILNKFQDTVFTCEYKYDGERAQVHCMEDGTFEIYSRNAERNTGKYPDVALALSRLKKPSVKSFILDCEVVAFDREKKKILPFQILSTRARKNVNVNDIKVGVCIFAFDMLYLNGQQLIQENLDIRREKLYGSFEEDPGYFQFTTALASSDIDEIQKFLDASVDIGCEGLIIKTLNSDATYEPAKRSNNWLKLKKDYMDSIGDSVDLVPIAAFHGRGKRTG comes from the exons ATGTCTTCCTCTCGCCCCTCTGCTTTTGACGCTCTCATGTCCAACGCCCGCGCATCTTCCGccgccaagaagaagaagaagaacacccCACCACCACAAGCTTCCACTTCATCTCCCTCCCCGATCAAAAGGAAAACCCAAGACCCCGATTCCGCAAAGGTGGAAGCTTTTTCAGATTCTGCGAAAAAGTCGAAGTCTTTGACCACCCAGACCGATGATGAACTCAAGAGTAAGGTCGTGTTGCTGAAGAGGAAGCCTGGCGACTTCGATCCCGAGAGAGTGTCGTGGTGGGAGAAAGGGGAGAGAGTTCCGTTTCTGTTTGTCGCGTTGGCTTTTGACTTGGTTTCAGGTGAGAGTGGGAGGATTGTGATTACTGATATTCTGTGTAATATGCTGAGGACTGTTATTGCCACCACTCCTGATGATTTGGTCGCTACGGTTTATCTCGCTGCCAACGAGATTGCTCCTGCTCATGAAGGGGTGGAGTTGGGGATTGGTGAAGGTTCTATTGTTAAGACTATCTCTGAAGCTTTTGGTAGAACTGAAGCGCATGTTAAGAATCTTAATACG gaACTGGGAGACTTGGGGCTTGTAGCAAAAGGAAGCCGTTCGTCTCAGACTATGATGTTCAAGCCAGAACCATTGACTGTTGTCAAAGTTTTCAATACATTTCGACAAATTGCTAAG GAAAGTGGGAAAGATAGTACAGAAAAGAAGAAGGATGGAATGAAGGCACTTCTTGTGGCAGCAACAGATTGTGAACCTCTTTACTTAACTCGTTTACTTCAG GCAAAATTGCGGTTAGGGTTCTCAAATCAGACTGTCTTAGCTGCCTTGGGACAAGCAGCTGTATATAATGAAGAGCACTCAAAGCCACCCAAAAATACAAAGTCTCCTTTAGAAGag GCTGCAAAGATTGTTAAACAAGTATTTACTGTGCTTCCTGTGTATGACATTATTATTCCTGCCCTTCTAACTGGTGGTGTGTGGAATCTTCCTAAAACATGTAACTTTACACTTGGTGTTCCAATTGGACCCATGCTTGCAAAACCAACAAAAGGTGTAGGCGAGATACTGAATAAATTCCAGGACACAGTTTTCACATGTGAATACAAATATGATGGAGAACGTGCACAG GTACATTGTATGGAAGATGGTACATTCGAGATATATAGTCGAAATGCTGAAAGGAACACTGGGAAGTACCCTGATGTTGCTCTTGCGTTGTCAAG ATTAAAGAAGCCCTCTGTGAAATCTTTTATCCTGGATTGTGAGGTTGTTGCTTTCgacagagagaaaaagaagattcTTCCATTTCAG aTTCTGAGCACTCGAGCCCGTAAAAATGTGAATGTCAATGATATCAAAGTTGGCGTGTGCATCTTTGCTTTTGACATGTTATATCTAAATGGCCAGCAACTTATCCAGGAGAATCTTGATATACGCCGAGAG AAGCTATACGGATCATTTGAGGAAGATCCTGGATATTTCCAGTTTACAACTGCTCTAGCATCCAGCGATATCGATGAAATACAGAAGTTTCTTGACGCTTCTGTTGACATTGG GTGTGAAGGGTTAATCATTAAAACATTGAATTCAGATGCTACCTATGAGCCTGCAAAGCGATCAAATAATTGGTTAAAACTGAAGAAAGACTATATGGACAG CATTGGGGACTCTGTGGATCTTGTACCAATTGCTGCTTTCCATGGACGTGGCAAACGCACAGGTTAA